A genomic region of Trifolium pratense cultivar HEN17-A07 linkage group LG3, ARS_RC_1.1, whole genome shotgun sequence contains the following coding sequences:
- the LOC123914023 gene encoding mitochondrial inner membrane protein OXA1, with the protein MAYRRFLLQRGNNLIDRRCHPSFTYILHNDEPKQNETKSSSTEISNSFIQRRSFGNSVNGSIGFFSSSKHRQSFSPFAGYNLCRNMSTLDQAGSDKITIMADVADVLKDSTMEAAVSSQGPVVSEVAIAAADSYLPVQALQYVIDAVHTYTGLNWWAAIILTTLLIRSATVPLLINQLKATSKLTLMRPRLEEIKEEMEGKTMDPEAVAEGQKKMNKLFKEYGVSPFTPLKGLFIQGPVFISFFLAITNMAEKMPSFKHGGALWFTDLSTPDALYIFPVLTALSFLVVVECNMQEGMEGNPVAGTMKNFSRVLALLSVPFTMSFPKAIFCYWVTSNLFSLSYGMVLKVPGVKKKLGIPDLPPPEPSSSQKAPFSIFEAIKKAASVARQSSMPVESSNQSNKKLPSPSSSAVISQRLRSLEKKVKGRKKSKKL; encoded by the exons ATGGCATATAGACGTTTCCTCTTACAAAGAGGAAACAACCTCATAGATCGAAGATGCCACCCATCTTTCACCTATATCCTCCACAACGATGAACCCaaacaaaatgaaacaaaatcaTCTTCAACAGAAATTAGTAACAGTTTTATTCAAAGAAGATCCTTTGGAAACTCTGTTAATGGATCAATAGGTTTTTTCTCGTCTTCTaaacatagacaaagcttttctCCTTTTGCTGGATATAATTTGTGTAGAAATATGTCGACACTGGATCAAGCTGGTTCGGATAAGATTACTATAATGGCTGATGTTGCTGATGTTCTTAAGGATTCGACAATGGAGGCGGCTGTTTCTTCTCAGGGTCCTGTTGTTAGTGAAGTTGCTATTGCTGCTGCTGATTCTTATTTGCCTGTACAAGCTTTGCAGTATGTTATTGATGCTGTTCATACCTACACCGGGCTAAATTG GTGGGCGGCTATAATTCTAACAACTCTCTTGATTCGAAGCGCAACTGTTCCACTCTTAATAAATCAACTCAAGGCCACTTCTAAGCTTACA CTAATGAGGCCTCGTTTGGAAGAGATAAAGGAAGAGATGGAGGGGAAG ACAATGGATCCCGAGGCTGTTGCTGAAGgtcagaagaagatgaataagCTATTCAAAGA ATATGGTGTGAGTCCATTTACGCCATTGAAAGGACTCTTTATTCAAGGTCCTGTCTTCATTAGTTTTTTTCTTGCG ATAACCAACATGGCTGAAAAAATGCCATCATTCAAGCATGGTGGAGCTTTATGGTTTACTGATCTCTCAACTCCAGATGCCTTATACATTTTTCCAGTTTTAACTGCATTGTCATTCTTAGTAGTTGTAGAG TGTAATATGCAAGAAGGAATGGAAGGAAATCCTGTGGCTGGCACCATGAAAAATTTCTCAAGGGTTCTTGCTCTTCTTTCAGTTCCTTTCACCATGAGTTTTCCGAAG GCTATATTTTGTTACTGGGTTACATCAAATTTGTTTTCACTTTCATATGGAATGG TGCTTAAAGTTCCTGGTGTAAAGAAAAAGTTGGGTATTCCTGATTTACCTCCTCCAGAACCCAGCAGTTCTCAGAAAGCTCCCTTCTCTATATTTGAAGCAATAAAAAAAGCCGCATCAGTGGCACGTCAAAGCTCAATGCCAGTAGAATCATCaaatcaatcaaacaaaaagtTACCTTCACCTTCTTCTTCTGCCGTTATTAGCCAAAGGCTCAGAAGCTTAGAGAAAAAAGTAAAAGGAAGAAAGAAAAGCAAGAAGTTGTGA
- the LOC123913883 gene encoding splicing factor 3B subunit 2-like, whose product MATETLTHQNGVVPNGDHGTNSATLKKSRESERRRRRRKQKKINKASKEPKSNASEDDNDTNTKAEPQQVVEQIEIEYVPEKAELYEGLDEEFKKIFEKFSFSEVTGSEDNDKKDELAENSITKKKADSDSEEEEENDNEQKEKGVSNKKKKLQRRMKIAELKQISSRPDVVEVWDATSADPKLLVFLKSYRNTVPVPRHWCQKRKFLQGKRGIEKQPFQLPDFIAATGIEKIRQSYIEKEDSKKLKQKQRERMQPKMGKMDIDYQVLHDAFFKYQTKPKLSSLGELYHEGKEFEVKLREMKPGMLSHELKEALGMPEGSPPPWLINMQRYGPPPSYPHLKIPGLNAPIPPGASFGYHPGGWGKPPVDEFGRPLYGDVFGVHQQDQPNYEEEPVDKTKHWGDLEEEEEEEEDDDEEEEEVEMEEDELEDGIQSVDSLSSTPTGVETPDVIDLRKQQRKEPERPLYQVLEEKEEKLAPGTLLGTTHTYVVGTGTQDKSGAKRVDLLKGQKTDKVDVTLLPEELDAMENVLPAKYEEAREEEKLRSQREDFSDMVAENEKKRKRKMQEKDGKSKKKDFKF is encoded by the exons ATGGCTACGGAAACGCTAACGCATCAAAACGGCGTCGTTCCCAACGGAGATCATGGCACAAACTCCGCCACCTTAAAAAAATCGCGGGAGAGCGAGCGCCGTCGACGTCGCCGGAAGCAAAAGAAGATCAACAAGGCCTCAAAGGAACCGAAATCAAACGCCTCCGAAGACGACAATGACACGAACACGAAGGCTGAACCGCAACAG GTTGTTGAACAAATTGAAATTGAGTATGTCCCGGAAAAGGCAGAGCTATATGAAGGCTTGGatgaagaatttaaaaaaatctttgaGAAATTTAGTTTCAGCGAGGTTACTGGGTCAGAG GATAATGATAAGAAAGATGAGCTAGCAGAAAATTCAATTACAAAGAAAAAGGCAGACTCTGATtctgaagaggaagaagaaaatgataATGAGCAAAAAGAGAAAGGTGTCtcaaacaagaagaaaaag CTTCAACGCAGGATGAAGATTGCCGAGCTGAAACAGATAAGCTCAAGGCCTGATGTTGTTGAG GTATGGGATGCTACTTCAGCAGATCCGAAGTTGCTGGTGTTCTTGAAGTCTTATCGAaatactgtacctgtacctagaCACTGGTGTCAAAAGAGAAAATTTCTGCAG GGGAAAAGAGGTATTGAGAAACAACCCTTTCAGCTTCCTGATTTTATTGCTGCAACAGGAATTGAGAAAATCAGACAG TCTTATATTGAGAAAGAGGACAGCAAAAAGTTGAAACAAAAGCAACGGGAACGCATGCAACCGAAAATGGGGAAGATGGATATTGATTATCAG GTTCTTCATGATGCATTCTTTAAATATCAGACAAAGCCAAAGCTGTCATCTCTTGGGGAGTTGTATCATGAAGGAAAAGAATTTGAG GTAAAGTTGAGGGAGATGAAACCTGGCATGTTATCGCATGAGTTGAAAGAAGCTCTTGGTATGCCTGAGGGTTCTCCTCCTCCATGGCTTATTAATATGCAG AGATACGGTCCTCCACCATCATACCCTCATCTGAAGATCCCTGGCTTGAATGCTCCCATTCCCCCAGGAGCTAGTTTTGGCTATCATCCTGGTGGCTGGGGCAAGCCTCCTGTTGATgaa TTTGGGCGTCCACTTTATGGAGATGTTTTTGGTGTTCATCAGCAAGATCAGCCTAATTATGAG GAAGAGCCGGTTGATAAAACAAAACACTGGGGTGACTTGgaagaagaggaggaagaggaagaggatgATGATGAGGAGGAAGAGGAAGTAGAAATGGAGGAGGATGAACTTGAAGATGGTATTCAATCTGTTGATAGTCTGTCAAG CACACCCACTGGGGTGGAGACACCTGATGTTATTGACCTTCGTAAGCAGCAGAGAAAGGAACCTGAAAGGCCTCTTTATCAA GTCcttgaagaaaaagaggaaaaacTTGCTCCTGGAACTTTGCTTGGAACTACCCACAC TTATGTGGTTGGCACCGGCACCCAAGACAAGTCAGGGGCTAAAAGG GTTGATTTGCTTAAAGGTCAAAAGACAGATAAAGTGGATGTCACTTTACTGCCAGAGGAGTTGGATGCCATGGAGAACGTTTTACCTGCAAA GTATGAAGAAGCAAGGGAGGAAGAGAAATTACGGAGTCAGCGTGAGGATTTCAGTGACATGGTTGCTGAG AAtgagaagaagaggaagagaaaGATGCAAGAAAAGGATGGCAAGTCCAAGAAGAAAGACTTCAAGTTTTAA
- the LOC123916261 gene encoding dof zinc finger protein DOF1.4-like isoform X2 yields the protein MRKQQQQQQQQTQQQSEHLNCPRCDSTNTKFCYYNNYNKSQPRHFCRACKRHWTKGGTLRNVPVGGGRKNKRSKKSNTPVTSSTTTATTTCTTSIVANNMNGGLNLNSNLMIQNPLGVSDQKTIPSSLYQALIHPPSLLLQQNMMNTRDLSETKDFGIGNGHHGNGVFTSTSSTMNLPHQNQSMIFPFSTSTSFDRTTCSSSNVYYYGEEFKTMEEPAANTKPWEIPPAAAAAAAATTGGMEATKYWNWEDIDSLVSTDLKNPYWDDSDIKP from the coding sequence ATgagaaaacaacaacaacagcaacaacaacaaactcaACAGCAATCAGAACATTTGAATTGTCCAAGATGTGATTCAACAAACACAAAGTTTTGTTACTATAACAATTATAACAAGTCTCAACCTCGTCATTTCTGTAGAGCTTGTAAAAGACACTGGACTAAAGGCGGAACGTTACGCAACGTTCCGGTTGGTGGTGGAAGAAAGAATAAGAGAAGcaaaaaatcaaacacaccAGTTACTTCTTCAACCACTACAGCTACTACTACTTGCACCACCTCAATTGTTGCTAATAATATGAATGGtggtttgaatttgaatagcaACCTGATGATTCAAAACCCTCTTGGAGTTAGTGATCAAAAAACCATTCCTTCATCTCTATATCAAGCTTTAATTCATCCACCATCTTTGCTTCTACAACAGAATATGATGAATACAAGAGACTTATCAGAAACCAAAGATTTTGGTATTGGTAATGGTCATCATGGTAATGGAGTTTTTACTAGTACTAGTTCAACTATGAATCTTCCTCATCAAAATCAAAGCATGATCTTTCCCTTTTCAACTTCAACTTCATTTGACAGAACTACTTGTTCATCTTCTAATGTTTATTACTATGGAGAAGAGTTTAAAACAATGGAGGAACCTGCAGCTAACACAAAGCCATGGGAGATACCTCCTGCAGCAGCAGCGGCGGCGGCGGCAACAACTGGTGGAATGGAAGCTACAAAGTATTGGAATTGGGAAGACATTGATTCATTGGTATCAACTGATCTAAAGAATCCTTATTGGGATGATTCTGATATCAAACCTTGA
- the LOC123916261 gene encoding dof zinc finger protein DOF1.4-like isoform X1, translated as MGLSSKQVISSSGVDWKQTLLESQDLELPKPHHLMRKQQQQQQQQTQQQSEHLNCPRCDSTNTKFCYYNNYNKSQPRHFCRACKRHWTKGGTLRNVPVGGGRKNKRSKKSNTPVTSSTTTATTTCTTSIVANNMNGGLNLNSNLMIQNPLGVSDQKTIPSSLYQALIHPPSLLLQQNMMNTRDLSETKDFGIGNGHHGNGVFTSTSSTMNLPHQNQSMIFPFSTSTSFDRTTCSSSNVYYYGEEFKTMEEPAANTKPWEIPPAAAAAAAATTGGMEATKYWNWEDIDSLVSTDLKNPYWDDSDIKP; from the coding sequence ATGGGTTTGAGTTCTAAACAGGTTATTTCTAGCAGTGGAGTTGATTGGAAACAAACCTTATTAGAATCACAAGATTTAGAACTTCCAAAACCTCATCATCTAATgagaaaacaacaacaacagcaacaacaacaaactcaACAGCAATCAGAACATTTGAATTGTCCAAGATGTGATTCAACAAACACAAAGTTTTGTTACTATAACAATTATAACAAGTCTCAACCTCGTCATTTCTGTAGAGCTTGTAAAAGACACTGGACTAAAGGCGGAACGTTACGCAACGTTCCGGTTGGTGGTGGAAGAAAGAATAAGAGAAGcaaaaaatcaaacacaccAGTTACTTCTTCAACCACTACAGCTACTACTACTTGCACCACCTCAATTGTTGCTAATAATATGAATGGtggtttgaatttgaatagcaACCTGATGATTCAAAACCCTCTTGGAGTTAGTGATCAAAAAACCATTCCTTCATCTCTATATCAAGCTTTAATTCATCCACCATCTTTGCTTCTACAACAGAATATGATGAATACAAGAGACTTATCAGAAACCAAAGATTTTGGTATTGGTAATGGTCATCATGGTAATGGAGTTTTTACTAGTACTAGTTCAACTATGAATCTTCCTCATCAAAATCAAAGCATGATCTTTCCCTTTTCAACTTCAACTTCATTTGACAGAACTACTTGTTCATCTTCTAATGTTTATTACTATGGAGAAGAGTTTAAAACAATGGAGGAACCTGCAGCTAACACAAAGCCATGGGAGATACCTCCTGCAGCAGCAGCGGCGGCGGCGGCAACAACTGGTGGAATGGAAGCTACAAAGTATTGGAATTGGGAAGACATTGATTCATTGGTATCAACTGATCTAAAGAATCCTTATTGGGATGATTCTGATATCAAACCTTGA
- the LOC123916262 gene encoding uncharacterized protein LOC123916262, with protein sequence MASSLLLAVVFVFDLIAFALAVAAEQRRSTANLAQNIEGRKYCQYDSDIATGLGVGSLFILVASQVIIMVVTRCLCCGKAMRPSGSRSWAICLFITTWLTFLIAASCLLAGSVRNAYHTKYRDLLGERAPSCQTLRKGVFGAGAAFIVLTGIVSELYYVSFSKANNGGALPYARDTGVTMSNL encoded by the exons ATGGCTTCTTCTCTGTTACTGGCTGTTGTCTTTGTGTTTGATCTCATTGCTTTTGCTCTCGCTGTTGCTGCTGAACAGCGAAGGAGTACC GCCAATTTAGCACAAAATATTGAAGGTAGAAAGTATTGTCAATATGATTCTGACATTGCCACCGGCCTAGGTGTTGGGTCCCTCTTTATCCTTGTTGCAAGTCAAGTGATCATTATGGTTGTAACTAGATGCCTTTGCTGTGGGAAAGCCATGAGACCTAGTGGATCAAGATCATGGGCAATTTGTTTGTTCATCACCACCtg GTTGACATTTCTTATTGCTGCTTCATGCCTTCTAGCTGGTTCAGTAAGGAATGCTTACCACACAAAGTATAGAGATCTATTGGGAGAGAGAGCTCCTTCATGTCAAACCTTGAGGAAAGGAGTTTTTGGAGCTGGAGCTGCTTTCATTGTTCTTACAGGCATAGTCTCTGAGCTTTACTATGTTAGTTTTTCAAAAGCTAATAATGGTGGTGCCCTTCCCTATGCTAGAGACACAGGTGTCACTATGAGCAATTTGTGA